A single Streptomyces sannanensis DNA region contains:
- a CDS encoding beta-ketoacyl synthase N-terminal-like domain-containing protein, producing MEFEPIAVVGRGCVLPDALDPDTFWDNIAAGRSSLSAIPEDRWRLPRRWAMGPVDDHLDRTWTDVGGYVRGFESVFDPSGFRIAPERILSLDPLFHWVMYGVRQALTEAGREGPLPRAGLVLGNLSYPTPTGAAFAEHVWLSAQRAPLRDALLTGERRERPDARNRFSSGLPARLAARALGLGAGAWSLDAACASSLYAVKLACDRLHDGTADLMVAGAVSRADPLYLHVGFCGLSATSRTGRSRPFHREADGLVHGEGAGFVALMRLSEARAAHLPVLGVIRGVGLSNDGRGTGLISPSQEGQVRAMRLAYDAAGVAPGTVSLVECHATGTPVGDAVEARGMAQVFGAGGDVPIGSVKSNVGHLLASAGVAGLLKVLGALRAGIRPATLGAERPLEALAGTPLRVLTAPEPWSGPRRAAVSAFGFGGTNAHLVVDLPDGDPVSASPRPIRPAAAVPAPARVRESPGGRTPVAIVALGARVGDGTCTEDFRRAVLGGERRGPAPEIAVELRDLCFPPLALKRTVRHQLLVLEAAREAARSVSLPRERTMVVIGMGVDPEVARAGARWRVPYWLEQAGPFATAPSAGPARDAFLPPVTAEGVVGTMPNLVANRISTQLDLAGPGFAVSAEEASGLVALELAARAVRSGEAEAALVGATDLSCEAVHRAAQRELGREDEPGDAAVVLVLKSLDTARRDGDTVVALLDETLLDEGGAGAPDMVIGDGPDAVFDPASAFGRAHAAYGLVSVAVAALSLQHRAVPRPHGPADTAAVAHTAKAAVTPLEGPTASVRLRAGDALPWLRGPAPRLHVFSGADRREVLAALESGAESDTGPARLALVADDDALPGRKEAARRWLAEGGARPADVLYRDRPVTGQTAFVYTNGSAAYPGMGHELMLALPSLGEAVRARHGAIGTRLRSRAERGVLEQIWAAAELAVFHTVFTREVLGLRPDAALGYSSGESAALVALGAWPDAAGLYDATRDSGLFTTELTGELRTVRRYWERLGVQGRRWSSYLVSAPLEAVRAELAAEVAVHLMAVNAPGVCVVGGESRACAAVVARIGADRAIELDYDMAAHAPELAGIREVWREAHHHPTVDVPGVRFYSGATGQSYRPTAERAAEALTAQGLNTIDFAATVEQAWADGVRVFVEHGPRKLCTGWIKRVLGDRDHVAIALDAPGDTGLRQPCLAVAELVVAGVPVRADELFARLAEAATDVPRPGPTVTVPVPAPPCLPPLEPAPVTLPRAPELAPAPDREAGRSDAPAGVAVPCPDTVGLRPLPDVRPTGSDGREPRAAGARAAVLRQSRRVAALHQEIIAGHTEAHQRFLQVSALAVTALRSTVPVPVRPPGLPAPRPTAGPPPAPLRPAPRSASLPAPPPEGAPTPRLRPGPKFDRAQLEHLASREISTLFGPRFAEQDAYAVQTRMPEPPMLLADRVTGIDAVPAALAAPAPVRTDGTIWTETDVLPDSWYLDSTGRMPAGLMIEAGQADLLLLSWLGVDLLNRGERAYRLLGCEVTYHGSPPEAGDTLRYEIHVDGHAEHEGVRLSFFHYDCYVDGELRLSVREGQAGFFTPKELTGSGGVRWDPAERPPGDDLPLDPPAVRCGRTRFDADQVRALVQGRPAECFGPGWEATAAHVRSPGLDDGRLRLVHEVTAFDPAGGPWGRGYLRAETPLSPDDWFFAGHFKNDPCMPGTLMLQGGLQAMAFYLAAMGFTVDRDGWRFEPVDGHPCRAMCRGQATPAGRRVVYEVFVRGVSAGPVPTLYADVLGSVDGATAFLGRDVALRLVPDWPLSHWRRSGPPVVQGSGTPVPLPLLGGLAGHREVKPVATAADGFPFGYASLLACAWGRPSEAFGTAYEPFDGTRKVARLPGPPYHFMSRIVSVDGPQGGMREGSSVVAEYDVPARAWYFEQSGGRTMPFAVLMEIALQPCGWLASYVGSALTTDTDLLFRNLDGSGTVTGEVTPATGTVRTHAELTRVSHSGDMIIESFRVRCTADGVPLFELSTAFGYFPPSAFDHQQGLTVSAQDRARLDEPCDRMVDLTARPARYCAGEPRLPGPMLLMLDRITGSWPDGGSMGLGRLRSEKDVVPDEWFFRAHFFQDPVQPGSLGVEAMCQLLQYHLLERGAADGIRRPRFEPVLPGRETTWTYRGQITPANRLIRVDMDIVESGTDARGPYATADASLWGDDTCIYRVRGLGMRVVSDAAPGPSPAP from the coding sequence ATGGAATTCGAACCGATCGCCGTCGTCGGCCGGGGCTGTGTGCTGCCCGACGCGCTCGATCCGGACACGTTCTGGGACAACATCGCCGCGGGCCGCAGCAGCCTGTCGGCCATCCCGGAGGACCGGTGGCGGCTGCCGCGCCGCTGGGCCATGGGCCCGGTGGACGACCACCTCGACCGCACCTGGACCGATGTCGGCGGGTACGTACGGGGGTTCGAGTCCGTCTTCGATCCGAGCGGCTTCCGAATCGCCCCGGAGCGGATCCTGTCGCTCGACCCGCTCTTCCACTGGGTCATGTACGGCGTCCGGCAGGCGCTCACGGAGGCGGGCCGCGAGGGCCCTCTGCCGCGCGCGGGGCTGGTCCTGGGAAACCTGTCCTATCCCACGCCCACAGGGGCGGCTTTCGCCGAGCACGTCTGGCTGTCCGCCCAGCGGGCCCCGCTCCGTGACGCGTTGCTGACGGGAGAGCGCCGGGAGCGGCCCGACGCCCGGAACCGCTTCTCGTCCGGGCTGCCCGCCCGGCTCGCGGCCCGAGCCCTCGGGCTGGGCGCGGGCGCGTGGTCCCTGGACGCCGCCTGCGCGTCGTCGCTGTACGCGGTCAAGCTGGCGTGCGACCGGCTGCACGACGGCACGGCGGACCTGATGGTGGCCGGTGCGGTCAGCCGGGCGGACCCGCTCTATCTGCACGTGGGGTTCTGCGGGCTGTCCGCGACGAGCCGCACGGGGCGCAGCCGGCCCTTCCACCGGGAGGCGGACGGGCTGGTGCACGGCGAAGGCGCCGGGTTCGTCGCTCTGATGCGGCTGTCCGAGGCCCGCGCCGCCCATCTGCCCGTGCTCGGCGTGATCCGCGGTGTCGGGTTGTCCAACGACGGGCGCGGCACCGGGCTGATCAGTCCGTCTCAGGAGGGCCAGGTCCGGGCCATGCGCCTGGCGTACGACGCGGCAGGCGTCGCGCCCGGGACCGTGTCACTCGTCGAATGCCATGCGACGGGGACGCCGGTCGGGGACGCGGTGGAGGCGCGCGGTATGGCCCAGGTCTTCGGGGCCGGTGGCGATGTGCCCATCGGTTCGGTGAAGTCGAACGTCGGGCATCTGCTGGCGTCGGCGGGCGTGGCCGGGCTGCTGAAGGTGCTCGGCGCGCTGCGTGCGGGGATCCGTCCGGCGACGCTCGGCGCGGAACGGCCGCTGGAGGCGCTGGCGGGTACGCCGTTGCGGGTGCTGACCGCGCCGGAACCGTGGTCGGGGCCGCGCCGGGCGGCGGTGAGCGCGTTCGGGTTCGGCGGGACCAACGCCCATCTGGTGGTGGACCTTCCGGACGGCGACCCGGTGTCCGCATCACCGCGACCGATCCGCCCGGCCGCCGCCGTGCCCGCCCCGGCCCGGGTGCGGGAATCGCCGGGCGGCCGTACGCCGGTGGCGATCGTCGCCCTCGGCGCCCGAGTTGGCGACGGGACCTGTACCGAGGACTTCCGGCGGGCGGTGCTGGGCGGTGAGCGGCGTGGCCCCGCCCCGGAGATCGCCGTGGAGTTGAGGGACCTGTGCTTCCCGCCACTGGCCCTGAAGCGAACGGTGCGCCATCAGCTCCTGGTGCTGGAGGCCGCCCGGGAGGCCGCCCGGTCGGTGTCCCTGCCGCGGGAGCGGACCATGGTGGTCATCGGCATGGGCGTGGACCCCGAGGTGGCCCGGGCGGGCGCCCGCTGGCGGGTTCCCTACTGGCTGGAGCAGGCGGGGCCTTTCGCCACGGCACCGTCGGCGGGCCCGGCCCGGGACGCGTTCCTGCCGCCCGTGACCGCGGAGGGGGTGGTGGGCACCATGCCGAACCTTGTGGCGAACCGGATCAGTACCCAACTCGACCTGGCGGGCCCAGGGTTCGCGGTATCGGCGGAGGAGGCGTCCGGGCTGGTGGCGCTGGAACTCGCGGCCCGGGCCGTCCGGTCGGGGGAGGCCGAAGCCGCGCTCGTCGGTGCCACCGACCTGTCCTGCGAGGCGGTGCATCGGGCCGCCCAGCGGGAGCTCGGACGCGAGGACGAACCGGGGGACGCCGCCGTCGTCCTGGTCCTCAAGTCCTTGGACACCGCGCGCAGGGACGGCGACACCGTCGTCGCCTTGCTCGACGAGACCCTGCTCGACGAAGGCGGCGCCGGCGCACCCGACATGGTCATCGGGGACGGCCCTGATGCGGTGTTCGACCCGGCGTCGGCCTTCGGGCGCGCTCACGCCGCGTACGGGCTGGTCTCCGTCGCGGTCGCGGCACTCTCGCTCCAGCACCGCGCGGTGCCGCGTCCGCACGGTCCTGCGGACACCGCGGCCGTCGCGCACACCGCGAAGGCCGCGGTGACACCGTTGGAAGGGCCCACCGCGAGTGTCCGGCTGCGCGCGGGAGACGCCCTGCCGTGGCTACGGGGCCCGGCCCCGCGCCTGCACGTCTTTTCCGGGGCCGACCGCCGAGAGGTGCTGGCCGCGCTGGAGTCCGGTGCGGAGTCCGACACCGGACCGGCCCGGCTGGCACTCGTGGCCGACGACGACGCGTTGCCGGGCCGCAAGGAGGCCGCCCGCCGCTGGCTGGCCGAGGGCGGGGCCCGTCCGGCCGATGTGCTGTACCGGGACAGGCCGGTCACGGGGCAAACCGCGTTCGTGTACACCAACGGCTCGGCCGCGTACCCGGGTATGGGCCACGAGCTGATGCTCGCGCTGCCGTCGCTCGGCGAGGCCGTCCGCGCCAGGCACGGGGCGATCGGTACACGACTGCGGTCCCGGGCGGAGCGCGGAGTGCTCGAGCAGATCTGGGCGGCCGCCGAACTCGCCGTCTTCCACACCGTGTTCACCCGGGAAGTGCTCGGGCTTCGGCCGGACGCAGCTCTCGGGTACTCCTCGGGCGAGTCGGCCGCCCTCGTGGCGCTGGGTGCCTGGCCGGACGCCGCAGGGCTGTACGACGCCACCCGGGACAGCGGTCTGTTCACGACCGAACTCACCGGTGAACTCCGGACGGTCCGGCGCTACTGGGAGCGTCTGGGCGTCCAGGGCCGCCGCTGGTCGAGCTACCTGGTCAGTGCGCCCCTGGAGGCGGTCCGTGCCGAGCTCGCCGCCGAGGTCGCAGTCCATCTGATGGCGGTGAACGCGCCCGGAGTCTGCGTCGTCGGCGGCGAGTCCCGCGCGTGCGCGGCCGTCGTGGCCAGGATCGGCGCCGACCGCGCGATCGAGCTCGACTACGACATGGCCGCCCATGCACCGGAGTTGGCGGGAATCCGAGAGGTATGGCGTGAGGCCCACCACCATCCCACCGTCGACGTGCCCGGTGTGCGGTTCTACAGCGGGGCGACCGGCCAGTCGTACCGGCCGACGGCCGAGCGGGCCGCCGAGGCGCTCACCGCACAGGGACTGAACACGATCGACTTCGCGGCCACGGTCGAGCAGGCATGGGCCGACGGTGTCCGGGTCTTCGTGGAGCACGGGCCGCGCAAGCTGTGCACCGGCTGGATCAAGCGGGTACTCGGCGACCGGGACCATGTGGCCATCGCACTGGATGCCCCGGGCGACACCGGGCTGCGGCAGCCCTGCCTGGCGGTGGCCGAACTCGTCGTCGCGGGGGTGCCGGTACGCGCCGACGAGTTGTTCGCCCGGCTCGCGGAAGCCGCCACCGATGTCCCGCGTCCCGGGCCCACCGTCACCGTGCCCGTACCCGCACCTCCGTGTCTGCCCCCGCTGGAGCCGGCCCCGGTGACCCTGCCCCGGGCCCCCGAGCTGGCGCCGGCACCGGACCGGGAAGCCGGCCGGTCCGACGCACCGGCCGGCGTTGCCGTGCCCTGCCCCGATACCGTGGGGCTGCGCCCCCTGCCGGACGTCCGCCCGACAGGCTCAGACGGGCGGGAGCCGCGGGCGGCGGGCGCCCGTGCCGCAGTCCTCCGGCAGAGCCGGCGTGTCGCCGCGCTGCACCAGGAGATCATCGCCGGGCACACCGAGGCCCATCAGCGGTTCCTGCAGGTGTCCGCTCTCGCCGTCACCGCGCTGAGGAGCACCGTGCCCGTTCCCGTACGGCCACCGGGTCTCCCGGCACCGCGTCCGACCGCCGGGCCGCCGCCGGCCCCCCTACGGCCCGCGCCCCGCTCGGCGTCCCTGCCCGCTCCCCCGCCGGAAGGGGCACCCACACCACGCCTGAGGCCGGGGCCGAAGTTCGACCGCGCCCAGCTGGAGCACCTCGCTTCCCGGGAGATCTCCACGCTGTTCGGCCCTCGGTTCGCCGAGCAGGACGCGTACGCGGTGCAGACCCGGATGCCCGAGCCGCCCATGCTGCTCGCGGACCGGGTCACCGGCATCGACGCCGTACCGGCGGCGCTCGCCGCGCCCGCCCCGGTACGCACCGACGGGACGATCTGGACAGAGACCGACGTCCTGCCCGACAGCTGGTATCTGGACTCCACCGGACGTATGCCCGCCGGGCTGATGATCGAGGCGGGCCAGGCGGATCTGCTCCTGCTCAGCTGGCTGGGCGTCGACCTCCTCAACCGGGGCGAGCGCGCCTACCGGCTGCTCGGCTGCGAAGTGACGTATCACGGCAGCCCGCCGGAGGCGGGCGACACCCTGCGCTACGAAATCCACGTCGACGGCCACGCGGAGCACGAAGGCGTCCGGCTGTCCTTCTTCCACTACGACTGCTACGTGGACGGCGAACTCCGGCTCAGCGTCCGCGAGGGCCAGGCCGGGTTCTTCACCCCCAAGGAACTCACAGGCAGCGGCGGTGTGCGGTGGGATCCCGCCGAGCGGCCGCCCGGCGACGACCTCCCGCTCGACCCGCCCGCGGTGCGCTGCGGACGGACCCGCTTCGACGCGGACCAGGTGCGGGCCCTGGTCCAGGGGCGGCCGGCGGAGTGCTTCGGCCCCGGCTGGGAGGCGACGGCGGCCCACGTCCGCTCACCGGGGCTCGACGACGGCAGGCTGCGGCTGGTGCACGAGGTGACCGCGTTCGACCCGGCCGGAGGGCCGTGGGGCCGCGGCTATCTGCGGGCCGAGACCCCGCTGTCGCCGGACGACTGGTTCTTCGCGGGGCACTTCAAGAACGACCCCTGTATGCCGGGCACCCTGATGCTCCAGGGTGGTCTCCAGGCGATGGCGTTCTACCTTGCGGCCATGGGCTTCACCGTGGACCGGGACGGCTGGCGCTTCGAGCCCGTCGACGGTCACCCCTGCAGGGCGATGTGCCGAGGCCAGGCGACTCCGGCCGGCCGGCGGGTCGTCTACGAGGTGTTCGTGCGCGGTGTCTCGGCCGGGCCGGTGCCGACGCTGTACGCCGATGTGCTGGGCTCGGTGGACGGGGCGACAGCGTTCCTGGGCCGGGACGTGGCGCTGCGGCTGGTGCCCGACTGGCCGCTGTCGCACTGGCGGCGCTCGGGCCCGCCCGTCGTGCAGGGCAGCGGTACACCGGTGCCGCTCCCCCTGCTCGGCGGGCTGGCCGGGCACCGGGAGGTGAAGCCGGTGGCGACGGCAGCCGATGGATTCCCCTTCGGCTACGCCTCGTTGCTGGCGTGCGCCTGGGGCAGACCGAGTGAGGCGTTCGGCACCGCGTACGAGCCCTTCGACGGCACCCGTAAGGTCGCGCGGCTGCCCGGTCCCCCCTACCACTTCATGAGCCGGATCGTCTCGGTGGACGGTCCGCAGGGCGGTATGCGGGAGGGCAGCAGTGTCGTCGCGGAGTACGACGTGCCCGCGCGGGCCTGGTACTTCGAGCAGAGCGGCGGCCGTACGATGCCGTTCGCCGTCCTGATGGAGATCGCGCTGCAACCCTGCGGGTGGCTGGCCTCGTATGTGGGCAGCGCGTTGACGACCGACACGGATCTGCTGTTCCGTAACCTCGACGGGTCGGGGACGGTCACCGGTGAGGTCACTCCGGCGACGGGTACGGTCCGCACCCATGCTGAACTGACTCGTGTTTCCCACAGCGGAGACATGATCATCGAGTCGTTCCGGGTGAGGTGCACGGCCGACGGCGTGCCACTGTTCGAACTCTCCACGGCCTTCGGCTACTTCCCGCCGTCGGCCTTCGACCACCAGCAGGGCCTCACGGTGTCCGCCCAGGACCGGGCCCGTCTCGACGAGCCCTGCGACCGTATGGTCGATCTGACCGCCCGGCCCGCTCGTTACTGCGCCGGGGAACCACGGTTGCCGGGCCCGATGCTGCTGATGCTCGACCGGATCACCGGCTCCTGGCCGGACGGGGGCAGCATGGGGCTCGGGCGGCTGCGGTCGGAGAAGGACGTGGTCCCGGACGAGTGGTTCTTCCGGGCGCATTTCTTCCAGGACCCGGTGCAGCCGGGGTCGTTGGGCGTCGAGGCCATGTGCCAGCTGCTCCAGTACCACCTGCTCGAACGCGGCGCGGCGGACGGCATCCGACGCCCCCGGTTCGAGCCGGTGCTGCCCGGCCGCGAGACAACCTGGACATACCGCGGCCAGATCACCCCGGCCAACCGGCTGATCCGGGTGGACATGGACATCGTGGAGAGCGGCACGGACGCGCGGGGGCCCTATGCGACGGCGGATGCATCACTGTGGGGCGATGACACGTGCATCTACCGAGTGCGCGGGCTGGGCATGCGTGTGGTGTCCGACGCGGCTCCTGGGCCCTCGCCTGCTCCGTGA
- a CDS encoding S8 family serine peptidase: MATPHVAGAAALLAQRHPGWKAGQLKAALVSTTKQLDPKQVPTQVGTGRLDVARAHDQGVYADPGNLDLGKLAYPHDGGPVTKQVTYTNDTDAAVTLALTAPAEFHLGASTMTVPAKGSATVDVTVDPKALSDGLHSGYLTATDGTVTTRTTLGVYAESPHYDLNLHVTGRDGAPPSYGFVILIDGQSGAGFLAILTSQDHKLRVPPGRYDAFAAVYGTRDTPTGVEQVDSVLMADHDVVVGADTDLRFDARAAKEVRLHTPQPVDRAWLMVSYQRFFKAGDHEGSLGAVDFFAGGNERVWLAEAAPPTTGRLQLNTRWYTYEPLIRARVSGLPLSLSPRPVSDSRVLSPTAAHASPRFDGMRTARVVDVDTADPTALAGRNLAGAVALIRTAAGVPYEDQINAVAKAGAGYAVLWRDLSGGFRPAVGEDLPIPSFVLPHEEATALRAAAAQRTVQMKLQGRESPTYGYDIIEPLTRMPDGLDLTVRTKELASIDTTVNALAPGHTVGDMRMGFISGVGYVPAFSGVTLGWPAGVHRTDYVRAAPGFQYLERATPAFEPNPTGSSWDSAHEQYGQPLALRPGQRITERWNTPVWRPGIPAGSPGIKTGFPGATRTGDTIDLSVSGWNDGGAGHAGIYADVYGGAQAKVYRNGELFAQGGVLAGTLPVGPERATYRLTHDAQRAAASTPYSAQTHTAWTFTSSHVDGDRAAALPLLQLDYQVDTDTYGRADKRNHLLGLTLRQQDGAAVPVATADLSVSYDDGAHWTKVRLERIGAGRYQVHLRPPTEAAYVSLRANGADRAGDTVEQTILRAYGLK; encoded by the coding sequence ATGGCCACGCCGCATGTCGCGGGAGCGGCCGCGCTCCTGGCCCAGCGGCACCCCGGTTGGAAGGCCGGGCAGCTCAAGGCCGCCCTCGTCAGCACCACCAAGCAACTGGACCCGAAGCAGGTGCCCACCCAGGTCGGGACCGGGAGGCTGGACGTCGCCCGCGCCCATGACCAGGGCGTCTACGCCGATCCGGGCAACCTCGACCTGGGCAAACTCGCCTACCCCCATGACGGCGGCCCGGTCACCAAACAGGTCACTTACACCAACGACACCGACGCCGCGGTCACCCTCGCGCTGACCGCGCCGGCCGAGTTCCACCTCGGTGCGAGCACCATGACCGTCCCGGCCAAGGGCAGTGCCACCGTCGATGTCACCGTCGACCCCAAGGCGCTCTCCGACGGCCTGCACAGCGGCTATCTGACCGCCACCGACGGCACCGTCACCACCCGCACCACGCTGGGCGTCTACGCCGAGAGCCCGCACTACGACCTGAACCTGCACGTCACCGGCAGGGACGGGGCACCGCCGTCCTATGGCTTCGTCATCCTGATCGACGGCCAGAGCGGTGCGGGCTTCCTCGCCATCCTGACCTCCCAGGACCACAAGCTCCGGGTTCCCCCAGGCCGCTACGACGCGTTCGCCGCCGTCTACGGCACGCGGGACACACCGACCGGGGTGGAGCAGGTCGACAGCGTGCTGATGGCCGACCACGATGTCGTGGTCGGCGCGGACACCGACCTGCGGTTCGACGCGCGTGCCGCCAAGGAGGTTCGGCTGCACACCCCGCAACCCGTGGACCGCGCCTGGCTGATGGTCTCCTACCAGCGGTTCTTCAAGGCCGGCGACCATGAGGGCTCGCTCGGTGCGGTGGACTTCTTCGCCGGCGGCAACGAACGGGTATGGCTCGCCGAGGCCGCACCGCCCACGACCGGCCGCCTCCAGCTCAACACGCGCTGGTACACCTACGAGCCGCTGATCCGTGCCCGGGTATCGGGGCTGCCGCTCAGCCTGTCCCCGCGACCGGTCAGCGACTCGCGGGTGCTCTCTCCGACGGCGGCGCACGCCTCTCCGCGCTTCGACGGCATGCGTACGGCCCGCGTCGTCGACGTGGACACGGCCGACCCCACCGCCCTGGCCGGACGTAACCTGGCGGGCGCGGTTGCGCTGATCCGCACGGCGGCCGGGGTCCCCTACGAGGACCAGATCAACGCCGTCGCCAAAGCAGGGGCGGGCTACGCCGTGCTGTGGCGCGACCTCTCCGGCGGCTTCCGCCCCGCGGTGGGCGAAGACCTGCCCATCCCCAGCTTCGTGCTCCCGCACGAGGAGGCCACCGCACTGCGTGCCGCCGCGGCGCAACGGACCGTGCAGATGAAGCTGCAGGGACGTGAATCTCCGACCTACGGCTACGACATCATCGAGCCGCTGACCCGCATGCCGGACGGTCTGGACCTCACCGTCCGGACGAAGGAGCTGGCGTCGATCGACACCACGGTCAACGCGCTCGCGCCCGGCCACACCGTCGGCGACATGCGTATGGGCTTCATCAGCGGAGTCGGCTACGTGCCCGCCTTCAGCGGGGTGACCCTGGGCTGGCCCGCCGGTGTGCACCGCACCGACTACGTGCGGGCCGCACCGGGCTTCCAGTACCTCGAGCGGGCCACTCCGGCCTTCGAGCCCAACCCGACAGGCTCCTCGTGGGACAGCGCACACGAGCAGTACGGTCAGCCGCTCGCGCTGCGTCCCGGACAACGGATCACCGAGCGGTGGAACACCCCCGTCTGGCGGCCCGGCATCCCGGCGGGCAGCCCCGGCATCAAAACCGGCTTCCCCGGCGCGACCCGCACCGGCGACACCATCGACCTCTCGGTCTCCGGCTGGAACGACGGCGGGGCTGGGCACGCCGGCATCTACGCCGACGTCTACGGCGGCGCGCAGGCGAAGGTGTACCGCAACGGCGAGCTGTTCGCCCAGGGCGGCGTCCTCGCGGGCACTCTGCCGGTCGGACCGGAGCGGGCGACGTACCGTCTCACCCACGATGCCCAGCGGGCCGCGGCGTCGACGCCGTACTCGGCGCAGACACACACCGCCTGGACGTTCACGTCCTCACACGTGGACGGTGACCGGGCAGCGGCGCTGCCCCTGCTCCAGCTCGACTACCAGGTGGACACCGACACCTATGGCCGGGCCGACAAGAGGAACCACCTCCTCGGGCTCACCCTCCGCCAGCAGGATGGGGCCGCCGTCCCGGTCGCCACGGCTGACCTGTCGGTTTCCTACGACGACGGAGCGCACTGGACGAAGGTGCGGTTGGAGCGCATCGGGGCCGGCAGGTACCAGGTGCACCTGCGTCCCCCGACCGAAGCCGCGTACGTCTCGCTCAGGGCAAACGGTGCCGACCGCGCCGGTGACACCGTCGAGCAGACCATCCTGCGGGCCTACGGCCTGAAGTAA
- a CDS encoding helix-turn-helix domain-containing protein, translating into MLRGLGINEQEELIYTVLLGQGDVSLTEITAATGLALSAVTRSLTRLRRLRLVTRRSGRPVRYAALSPEVGLGGLLVERQGLLQQAQERVVELLAAHRNAGGPHQSENVVEVITATDELAQCVVAMERSAREGAQIFVRSPYVLDTNMTMPETPQGVVNRFVYERDLLEDERTREEISVFLAADYQIRVTDALPTKLIIVDRQVALVPMLPDQGAASPGFLLLRGRAVVTALAELFDHVWARATPLRLTASGLAQEDVPTLDDTDMKLITLMLSGLPDKAVASQLGTSLRTVQRRLRQLMELTGTANRMQLGWYAARAGLV; encoded by the coding sequence ATGCTGCGAGGTCTGGGGATCAACGAGCAGGAAGAACTGATCTACACCGTGCTGCTGGGCCAAGGTGACGTGTCGCTGACCGAGATCACCGCAGCCACCGGCCTCGCACTGTCCGCCGTCACCCGCTCGCTCACCCGGTTACGCCGGCTGCGGTTGGTGACGCGGCGCAGTGGCCGACCGGTCCGGTACGCCGCCCTGTCCCCCGAGGTCGGCCTCGGCGGGCTGCTCGTGGAACGACAGGGGCTGCTCCAGCAGGCGCAGGAGCGAGTGGTCGAGCTGCTCGCCGCCCACCGCAACGCCGGTGGCCCGCACCAGAGCGAGAACGTGGTCGAGGTCATCACCGCTACCGACGAGCTCGCGCAATGCGTGGTCGCCATGGAGCGCAGCGCACGGGAAGGGGCTCAGATCTTCGTCCGGAGTCCCTACGTCCTCGACACCAACATGACGATGCCCGAGACTCCACAGGGCGTGGTGAACCGATTCGTCTACGAGCGGGACCTCCTGGAGGACGAGCGTACCCGCGAGGAGATATCAGTCTTCTTGGCCGCGGACTACCAAATCCGGGTGACCGACGCCTTGCCCACCAAGCTCATCATCGTCGACCGCCAGGTGGCGCTGGTGCCGATGCTGCCGGACCAGGGGGCCGCCTCACCGGGATTCCTGCTCCTACGGGGGCGTGCGGTCGTCACCGCGCTGGCCGAACTGTTCGACCACGTCTGGGCACGGGCGACACCGCTGCGGCTCACGGCGTCCGGGCTGGCGCAGGAGGACGTGCCGACGCTGGACGACACCGACATGAAGCTGATCACACTGATGTTGTCCGGGCTGCCGGACAAAGCGGTCGCCTCGCAACTCGGCACCAGCCTGCGGACCGTCCAGCGTCGGCTGCGACAGCTGATGGAACTGACCGGCACCGCCAACAGGATGCAGCTCGGTTGGTACGCGGCACGCGCCGGTCTCGTCTGA
- a CDS encoding Tn3 family transposase, with the protein MPGRVALAPLRPPSGNDPKFADPFGRYVLTTFVKGANMGPYETARHIPGVSGHEPAYVANRHFSLVLLNEAIAHPVNAHASRPT; encoded by the coding sequence GTGCCCGGACGCGTAGCGTTGGCGCCGCTTCGGCCGCCGTCGGGCAATGACCCGAAGTTTGCCGACCCGTTCGGCCGGTACGTGCTCACCACCTTCGTCAAGGGCGCCAACATGGGTCCGTACGAGACGGCCCGCCACATCCCCGGCGTGAGCGGGCATGAGCCGGCGTACGTGGCGAACCGGCACTTCTCCCTCGTGCTGCTGAACGAGGCGATCGCCCACCCGGTCAACGCGCACGCGTCTCGTCCGACGTGA